The Terriglobales bacterium genome includes the window CTCGTGATCAGTGCCTTGACGATTGGCGTGCATAACATAACCGCCTCATATGGCGGAGACTCTACCTGCACCGCCTCCACCTCGGCACCACCACTGAGCCATGAAGTTCGGACCTTACCGACAATAACCGGATTAACGCCGAGTAGTGGCGCCGCATTGGTGCTTTGTGACACCGTTTGCACTTTCTGCAGGAGATGAATTTCGCAAAGTAGCGGAGGGTCTGCCTCCGGCGGTTTATTGCGCCCCAGAATACGTCGCGCAGGCGCAGGAACTTGTGGATTTGAGCGCAAACCTGACCGACCAGCAGAAGATGATTGTCGAATATTGGTCCGACGGCCCCTACACCGAACAACCGCCCGGACACTGGATTCGACTGGCCGAGTGGGTTTCTGCCCGTGATCATCACACACTCGATGATGATGTGAAGATGTTCTTCGCCCTTTCGAACGCAATGTTCGACGCCGGCATAGCCGCATGGGATATGAAGCGAGCCTACGATTCAATACGCCCGATTACCGCCATTCCATTATTGTATAAAGGCAAGACCATTCGCGCTTGGGGAGGGCCGGGCAAAGGAACGGTCGAGATGGACGGCTCGCAATGGCTTCCTTATCAACTGGCAACATTTCCGACTCCGCCATTCCCTGACTACGTTTCTGGGCATAGCACTTACAGCGCCGCCGCTGCGTATGTTCTCAATGCTTGGACCGGCAGTGACCGTTTCGGTTATTCGGTAACCCTACCCTCCGGCAGTTCAATAATAGAACCAGGGGTAACACCTGCGCGTCCAATCACCCTCGAATGGCGCGCCTTCACCGCGGCAGCGGATGAAGCCGGCATGTCGCGCCGCTATGGCGGCATTCACTTTCGGCGTGCCGATCTTGCCGGTCGCCAACTGGGACGACTGGTGGCGGGAAAAGCCTGGACGCGAGCACCGAGCTATTTCGACGGAACAGCAAAACCACTCGTCCAGCAACAACTAATGACTCGCGGCAACATAGTAAAGGATGAAGGTGGTCGCTAGTGCGTTGATCCCTGCAGTGCAGCAGTCCAGCCACGCACCCTTAGTCTCGTAACATCAACAGAACGCTCATGCCCCTGATTCGCCTGTCACATTTACCTACGACCGTGATCGCCTCGTAACCCCAACACGTGAGGGGAGAGGCTCGCGGAGTGCGGCCTACAACTCCAATGCCATTATTCGATCGCTGTCGGTATTGTTTCGTGCAAGCAAGTATGGAGAAGATAACTGTGACGAGTTTAGAGACAAAGCAAATTTCTAACATTGTCCCCCAGGGCGCCAACTCTACTTGAGGTCTGGGAACTCAAGGAAGATGCGAGTAGATATCCCATGGAGAAAATATTTAGGAGTAACGGTGGCCAGGGACGGTTTTGGGCAGTGCGACACACTGGACTTCGCGTCTCTACCACGGGCATTTGTTTGAATCCGAAACTGGATATCAACGGCTTTACGCGAGAAGATGCTAACGGATGAGATGGAGCGGGTCATAACGTCGTTGGACCGGACCAGATCAGGTCTATCTACGGGGCTTCTTTGGGTGGTTGTGTGTGGAAAATGTTGTTTGGAAAAAATACTGAAAAACACGTTCCGCTGTTGCCGTGTGTCTTGCTGCGAACGCGAATCGTCCCTCGAAGGCGGCTAACGATCACGTTGGTTATCCACAGACCGAGTCCCACACCCTGTTCCCCTTTTGTCGTAAAGAATGGATCGAAGATGTGAGAAAGATGATGGGGAGCCATCCCTCTGCCATTATCAGCGACGGTAACGCGAATGCCGTATAACGAAAAGTCACTCCAAGCTTGCGAACTGCTAATACGCACGGTGATTGTTCCATGATCTTCAATGGAGTCAATTGCGTTGATGAGTAAAGTTGCAAATACCTGACGGAGTTCGCCCGGATAACTCTGCAAGGTACCATCGAACAGGTACTGCTTGGTCAAAGTGATGTGCTTTGTCCGGATCAGCCCGGCGTAGAGTTCCGATACTCCATCCAGCACTTCTCTGACACCAACCTCCAGTGGTTTGTCTGAGTCACGATAGAAGCTCAAGGACTGTTTGGTCAGATAAACAACGC containing:
- a CDS encoding vanadium-dependent haloperoxidase; translated protein: MTPFALSAGDEFRKVAEGLPPAVYCAPEYVAQAQELVDLSANLTDQQKMIVEYWSDGPYTEQPPGHWIRLAEWVSARDHHTLDDDVKMFFALSNAMFDAGIAAWDMKRAYDSIRPITAIPLLYKGKTIRAWGGPGKGTVEMDGSQWLPYQLATFPTPPFPDYVSGHSTYSAAAAYVLNAWTGSDRFGYSVTLPSGSSIIEPGVTPARPITLEWRAFTAAADEAGMSRRYGGIHFRRADLAGRQLGRLVAGKAWTRAPSYFDGTAKPLVQQQLMTRGNIVKDEGGR